GCGCCGGCTTCTGGCCGGTCGCTTCCACGGTCGTGTCCATGTTCCATCCCCCAGGTGCTTTTCGTCAGCCGTGCCGGTCATCCGCGGCGCAACATGCGGCAACATTCAAGGCTGCCGCATGTAACATTTGTTAACATTTTGTGTCGATAGCCGTCCTGTGTCATATCGCCCCGGCGATCCTTGACTTCGGCGGTGGTTCCGCGTGTCTGTTGCCGCGTGTGTCCATGACGGAGAACAGAGATGATCCGGTACAGTTTCGCTGGGGCGCTGGTCGGTGCAGCCTTCGGCCTGGTTGCGGCGGCTCCGGCGGGGGCGGAAGAGGTGGGCTGCGTCACGACGGCCTGGAAGCTCCTGGGGGCCAATCACAGGGTCTGCGTCGAGGCGTTCGACGATCCGAAGGTCCCGGGCGTCGCCTGCCATCTGAGCCAGGCCCGGACGGGCGGGGTCTCGGGCAGCCTGGGGCTGGCGGAGGACCCCTCGCGCTTCTCCATCGCGTGCCGGCAGGTCGGCCCGATCACGATGCCCGACAAGCTGCGCGACAACGAGGAGGTCTTCACCGCCGACACCTCGATCCTGTTCAAGGAGACCCGAGTCGTGCGCATGTTCGACCGCAAGCGCAATACCCTGGTTTATCTGAGCTACAGCACCAAGATGGTGGACGGATCGCCGATGAACGCCGTCTCGACCGTGCCGATCATGCCTTGGCGGGAGTAGGGGCGGGCACGCCGGTTGAGTGACGATTTGAGTGACGAGACTTGACGTGAGCACACAGACATATCCCATTTCCGTCGCCCCCATGATGGACTGGACGGACCGGCACTGCCGGTACTTCCTGCGCCAGATCAGCCGGCACGCGCTGCTGTACACCGAGATGGTGACGACCGGGGCGATCCTGCACGGCCCGCGGGAGCGGCTGCTGGCCTTCCACCCGCACGAGCACCCGGTGGCCTTGCAACTGGGCGGCAGCGACCCGCAGGCCCTGGCGGAGTGCGCGCGGATCGCGGAAGGGTTCGGCTATGACGAGATCAACCTGAAT
This Skermanella mucosa DNA region includes the following protein-coding sequences:
- a CDS encoding CreA family protein, whose product is MIRYSFAGALVGAAFGLVAAAPAGAEEVGCVTTAWKLLGANHRVCVEAFDDPKVPGVACHLSQARTGGVSGSLGLAEDPSRFSIACRQVGPITMPDKLRDNEEVFTADTSILFKETRVVRMFDRKRNTLVYLSYSTKMVDGSPMNAVSTVPIMPWRE